A single window of Mycolicibacterium madagascariense DNA harbors:
- a CDS encoding MFS transporter translates to MPRTKLTSDQRNSFVAAQLGWTMDAFDYFIVVLVYADIAKTFHVSTTEVAFLTTATLFMRPVGALLFGLWADRVGRRIPLIVDVLFYSTVGFLCAFAPNFTVLIVLRLLYGIGMGGEWGLGAALAMEKIPAARRGFFSGVLQAGYSMGYLLATVASLLVIDWLGLSWRWLFGLSIVPALISLIIRSRVKESEVWEAAQDRMRVNHTRIRDVLLNPAVVRRFVYLVILMTAFNWMSHGTQDVYPTFLQAHHSGGAGLSSETAKLIAVIYNVGAIIGGLLFGGLSERFGRRYTIVFCALLGLPIVPLFAFSHTAAMLCLGSFLMQVAVQGAWGAIPAHLTEMSPDAIRGFYPGVTYQLGNLLAAFNLPIQEHLAATHSYPFALTATIVPVLVAVAVLTFFGRDATGVRFGTDETVYSTAR, encoded by the coding sequence ATGCCGCGAACGAAGTTGACGTCAGACCAGCGAAACTCGTTCGTCGCGGCCCAACTCGGTTGGACCATGGACGCATTCGACTACTTCATCGTGGTCCTGGTCTACGCCGACATCGCCAAGACGTTCCACGTGTCGACCACCGAGGTCGCGTTCCTCACCACCGCCACGCTGTTCATGCGGCCCGTCGGCGCACTGCTGTTCGGGTTGTGGGCCGACCGGGTGGGGCGACGGATCCCGCTCATCGTCGACGTCCTGTTCTATTCGACGGTCGGCTTCCTGTGCGCCTTCGCGCCGAACTTCACGGTGCTCATCGTGCTGCGACTGCTGTACGGCATCGGCATGGGTGGGGAGTGGGGGCTCGGCGCGGCACTGGCGATGGAGAAGATCCCCGCGGCGCGGCGCGGCTTCTTCTCCGGTGTGCTGCAGGCGGGTTACTCGATGGGCTACCTGCTGGCGACGGTGGCCTCGCTCCTGGTGATCGACTGGCTCGGGCTGTCCTGGCGCTGGCTGTTCGGGCTGTCGATCGTGCCCGCCCTGATCAGCCTCATCATCCGGTCGCGGGTCAAGGAGTCCGAGGTGTGGGAGGCTGCGCAGGATCGAATGCGCGTGAATCACACCAGGATTCGCGACGTCCTGCTGAATCCGGCGGTCGTGCGGCGGTTCGTCTACCTGGTGATCCTCATGACGGCGTTCAACTGGATGAGCCACGGCACGCAGGACGTGTATCCGACGTTCCTGCAGGCTCACCACAGCGGCGGAGCGGGCCTGTCCAGCGAGACGGCCAAATTGATCGCGGTCATCTACAACGTCGGCGCCATCATCGGCGGGCTGCTGTTCGGCGGACTCTCCGAGCGCTTCGGCCGCAGGTACACGATCGTCTTCTGCGCTCTGCTGGGGCTGCCCATCGTGCCGCTGTTCGCCTTCTCCCATACGGCCGCGATGCTGTGCCTCGGCTCGTTCCTGATGCAGGTGGCCGTGCAGGGCGCCTGGGGCGCGATCCCCGCGCACCTCACCGAGATGTCGCCCGACGCGATCCGCGGCTTCTATCCCGGGGTCACCTATCAGCTGGGAAACCTGTTGGCGGCGTTCAACCTTCCCATCCAGGAGCACCTGGCGGCGACGCACTCCTATCCCTTCGCGTTGACCGCCACCATCGTTCCGGTGCTCGTCGCTGTCGCGGTGCTGACGTTCTTCGGTAGGGACGCCACCGGGGTGCGGTTCGGCACCGACGAGACGGTGTACTCGACCGCGCGCTGA
- a CDS encoding ferredoxin reductase — protein sequence MAERGAQPPVPRGRRLFLRAISNLFKPLRPDDYLEMINPLWTTKELRGKVERVEPRGSEAASVLIRPSYEWPGHQPGQYVRLGLVIDGRYHWRAYSLTSDPQPDDGLISVTPKKVDSGVVSPYLVEKIQPGEVVRLGEIEGQFTLPDPLPRKMLFISAGSGITPIISMLRSLDRRDALADAVVLHSDRTRDHVMFLSTLEDLERRHDGVRLDVRLTSERGRFSAAELDEACPDWREREAFCSGPGELLDELIDHWKHDGDPDRLHYERFQPKIGGNAGAGEGGTVTFLDSDATAECGGDTPILEAGEKEGLQLAFGCRIGICHTCTGVLKSGKVRDLRSGEVSEPTGQDIRICIHAAEGDVELEL from the coding sequence ATGGCGGAACGCGGTGCTCAACCGCCGGTCCCACGGGGGCGTCGACTCTTTCTCCGCGCAATCAGCAACCTGTTCAAGCCGTTGCGTCCCGACGACTACCTGGAGATGATCAACCCGCTCTGGACGACCAAGGAGCTGCGCGGCAAGGTCGAACGCGTCGAGCCGCGAGGCTCGGAGGCCGCCAGCGTGCTGATCCGTCCTAGCTACGAATGGCCCGGTCACCAGCCGGGGCAGTACGTGCGGCTCGGGCTGGTGATCGACGGCAGGTATCACTGGCGGGCCTATTCGCTCACCTCGGATCCGCAACCCGATGACGGCCTGATCAGCGTCACGCCGAAGAAGGTCGACAGCGGCGTGGTGTCGCCGTACCTGGTGGAGAAGATTCAGCCGGGCGAGGTGGTGCGGCTCGGGGAGATCGAGGGTCAGTTCACCCTTCCCGACCCCTTGCCCCGCAAGATGCTGTTCATCAGTGCGGGCAGCGGCATCACCCCGATCATCAGCATGCTGCGCAGCCTGGACCGTCGTGACGCGCTCGCCGACGCGGTGGTGCTGCACTCCGACCGCACGCGCGATCACGTGATGTTCCTGTCCACCCTCGAGGACCTCGAACGCCGTCACGACGGGGTGCGGCTCGACGTGCGGCTGACCTCCGAACGGGGACGCTTCTCGGCCGCCGAACTCGACGAGGCGTGTCCGGATTGGCGTGAGCGGGAGGCGTTCTGCTCGGGCCCCGGTGAGTTGCTCGACGAACTCATCGACCACTGGAAGCACGACGGCGATCCGGACCGGCTGCACTACGAGCGGTTCCAGCCCAAGATCGGCGGCAACGCCGGCGCCGGTGAGGGCGGCACGGTCACCTTCCTCGACAGCGACGCCACCGCCGAATGTGGCGGTGACACACCGATTCTCGAAGCCGGCGAGAAGGAGGGCCTGCAGCTGGCCTTCGGCTGCCGGATCGGGATCTGCCATACCTGCACCGGCGTCCTCAAGTCGGGCAAGGTCCGCGACCTGCGCTCCGGCGAGGTCTCCGAGCCGACCGGCCAGGACATCCGCATCTGCATCCACGCCGCCGAGGGCGACGTGGAACTCGAACTATGA
- a CDS encoding DUF732 domain-containing protein, protein MGTVIVVPAVTVGSPAVAKASPGNCYDAVTPDCVRPGTDVNGFFDYLERNGDSVDTADLRNASLDMGWAICNEFDVGMTNQQVGRDLMRHNHSASDAAAWVVGSVTYMCPEYSDSIG, encoded by the coding sequence ATGGGGACGGTGATCGTCGTACCGGCGGTGACCGTCGGTTCTCCGGCCGTCGCGAAGGCTTCGCCGGGCAACTGCTATGACGCCGTTACTCCCGATTGTGTGCGGCCTGGGACCGACGTCAACGGCTTCTTCGACTATCTCGAGCGCAACGGCGACAGCGTGGACACCGCCGACCTTCGGAACGCCAGTCTCGACATGGGTTGGGCCATCTGCAATGAGTTCGACGTAGGCATGACCAATCAGCAGGTGGGCCGGGACTTGATGCGCCACAACCACAGCGCCAGCGATGCGGCAGCGTGGGTAGTCGGATCGGTCACGTACATGTGTCCGGAATACAGCGACTCGATCGGTTGA
- a CDS encoding nucleotide disphospho-sugar-binding domain-containing protein yields the protein MQTPTPLTIMFWPESAYGPTNQCIGLAAILRDRGHTIVFAAESSWAGKLAPLGFVEELVDLADPAPATDVEQDAGKFWTDFITETAPEFRKPTIDQLASFVQPTYQALVDGAKYCEPRLREIIATHRPDVIVEDNVVLFPALVTSGAPFVRIVSCSPLEVPGPGVPPPFSGLPSADRSDWAAYRAEFDRTHRATWAEFDAWVRDQGADGLPELEFMPRANAANLYVYPAEADYVDERPLDDTWTRMDSSVRETDEDFVVPPQVAERPEGSALIYLSLGSLGGADVELMRRLVDVLGRTRHRFIVSKGPQADRITLPDNMIGAQMLPQTKVIPQVDLVITHGGNNTTTEALHFGKPMIVLPLFWDQYENAQRIDELGFGVRLDTYAFTDAELTDAVDRLLANAELRATLDEIGSAIRDRDGLRVGADVIERVGAQHRDSVV from the coding sequence ATGCAGACGCCGACACCGCTGACGATCATGTTCTGGCCCGAGTCGGCGTACGGCCCGACCAATCAATGCATCGGGCTCGCGGCGATCCTGCGCGACCGCGGGCACACGATCGTCTTCGCGGCCGAGAGCTCCTGGGCGGGCAAGCTCGCCCCCCTCGGATTCGTCGAGGAGCTGGTCGATCTCGCCGATCCCGCGCCTGCCACAGACGTAGAGCAGGATGCCGGCAAGTTCTGGACCGACTTCATCACCGAGACGGCGCCGGAGTTTCGCAAACCCACCATCGACCAGCTGGCGTCGTTCGTCCAACCGACCTACCAGGCCCTCGTCGACGGCGCGAAGTATTGCGAACCGCGGCTGCGCGAGATCATCGCCACCCACCGACCCGACGTCATCGTCGAGGACAACGTCGTGCTCTTTCCCGCGCTGGTGACCTCCGGGGCGCCGTTCGTCAGGATCGTCTCCTGCAGTCCGCTCGAGGTGCCAGGTCCCGGTGTGCCTCCGCCCTTCTCGGGGCTCCCGAGTGCCGACCGCTCGGACTGGGCGGCCTACCGTGCGGAGTTCGACCGCACCCACCGCGCCACGTGGGCCGAGTTCGACGCCTGGGTTCGCGATCAGGGGGCCGACGGTCTGCCCGAGCTGGAGTTCATGCCGCGCGCCAACGCCGCGAATCTCTACGTGTATCCGGCCGAGGCCGACTACGTCGACGAGCGTCCGCTCGACGACACCTGGACCCGGATGGACTCCAGCGTCCGCGAGACCGACGAGGACTTCGTCGTGCCGCCCCAGGTTGCCGAACGCCCCGAGGGCAGCGCGTTGATCTACCTGTCCCTCGGCTCCCTCGGTGGGGCCGACGTGGAGCTCATGCGGAGGCTGGTCGACGTGCTGGGCAGGACCCGTCACCGCTTCATCGTGAGCAAGGGGCCGCAAGCGGATCGGATCACCCTGCCGGACAACATGATCGGTGCTCAGATGCTGCCGCAGACAAAGGTCATCCCCCAGGTCGATCTCGTCATCACCCACGGCGGCAACAACACCACCACCGAGGCCCTGCACTTCGGCAAGCCGATGATCGTACTGCCGCTGTTCTGGGACCAGTACGAAAATGCCCAGCGCATCGACGAACTCGGGTTCGGCGTGCGGTTGGACACCTACGCATTCACCGACGCGGAGTTGACCGACGCCGTGGATCGGCTGCTCGCCAACGCCGAGCTGCGCGCCACGCTCGACGAGATCGGGAGCGCCATCCGCGATCGCGACGGCCTGCGCGTCGGTGCCGACGTCATCGAGCGGGTGGGCGCCCAGCACCGAGACTCGGTTGTCTGA
- a CDS encoding fatty acid desaturase family protein: MTITAPSPLSRLTEQEFEKLAKEFDAIHDEVFAELGDRDRHYIKTVISVQRQIIVAGRVLLLASRGRTPWLLGTACLSMAKILENMELGHNILHGQWDWMNDPDVHSSVWDWDTASSAKSWKHSHNYIHHTYTNILGKDKDLGYEIMRIDPNQRWRPSNLGQPFYNFLLTILFEWGVAVHDTDVEGLLRGEKTFADLKEDFKAIGGKARQQIVKDYVGWPLISAGAFALVQLALRGRLDQPEQSRIGKRLRRISGRSRVGATADLMDRLLPGIESTYLRTLGANALANVIRNVWAHAIIFCGHFPDQAYTFTQEEVENETRGGWYVRQLLGAANIEGSPLFHVISGNLGYQVEHHLFPDMPSSRYAEIAPKVKDICERYELPYNSGRFGKQWFTVHRTIFRLAFPGGTPRSKPGPYRSPDRAAGPAGDSEAQRFRNRVPAEHPAAGPEHESGGVAVEPPARGND, from the coding sequence ATGACCATCACCGCACCGAGCCCACTGTCCCGACTCACCGAGCAGGAATTCGAGAAGCTCGCCAAGGAATTCGACGCAATCCACGACGAGGTGTTCGCCGAACTCGGCGACCGCGATCGCCACTACATCAAGACCGTCATCTCGGTGCAACGCCAGATCATCGTGGCCGGCCGCGTGCTGCTGCTCGCCTCCCGCGGGCGCACGCCGTGGCTGCTCGGGACCGCCTGCCTCAGCATGGCAAAGATCCTGGAGAACATGGAGCTCGGTCACAACATCCTGCACGGGCAGTGGGACTGGATGAACGACCCGGACGTGCACTCCTCCGTGTGGGACTGGGACACCGCCTCGAGTGCCAAGTCCTGGAAGCACTCTCACAACTACATCCACCACACGTATACGAACATCCTGGGCAAGGACAAGGATCTCGGCTACGAGATCATGCGCATCGATCCCAATCAGCGGTGGCGTCCCAGCAACCTCGGGCAGCCGTTCTACAACTTCCTGCTGACGATCCTGTTCGAGTGGGGTGTCGCGGTGCACGACACCGACGTCGAGGGCCTGCTCCGCGGCGAGAAGACGTTCGCCGACCTCAAGGAGGACTTCAAGGCGATCGGCGGCAAGGCACGCCAGCAGATCGTCAAGGACTACGTCGGTTGGCCGCTGATCAGTGCGGGTGCGTTCGCGCTGGTGCAGTTGGCGCTACGGGGCCGGTTGGACCAACCGGAGCAGTCGCGGATCGGCAAGCGGCTACGGCGGATCTCGGGCCGCTCACGCGTCGGCGCCACCGCCGACCTGATGGACCGCCTGCTGCCCGGCATCGAGAGCACCTACCTGCGGACGCTCGGGGCCAATGCGCTCGCCAACGTCATTCGCAACGTGTGGGCGCACGCCATCATCTTCTGCGGGCACTTCCCCGACCAGGCGTACACCTTCACGCAGGAGGAAGTGGAGAACGAGACCCGCGGCGGCTGGTACGTCCGTCAGCTGTTGGGGGCGGCCAACATCGAGGGCAGCCCGTTGTTCCACGTCATCAGCGGCAACCTCGGATACCAGGTGGAGCACCACCTCTTCCCCGACATGCCCAGTAGCCGCTACGCCGAGATCGCTCCGAAGGTCAAGGACATCTGCGAGCGTTACGAACTCCCCTACAACTCCGGCCGGTTCGGCAAGCAGTGGTTCACGGTGCACCGCACCATCTTTCGGTTGGCGTTCCCGGGTGGGACTCCGCGCTCGAAGCCAGGCCCCTACCGCAGCCCCGACCGCGCCGCAGGGCCCGCCGGCGACAGTGAGGCGCAGCGGTTCCGCAACCGCGTGCCCGCCGAACACCCGGCGGCAGGCCCAGAACACGAGTCCGGTGGCGTGGCGGTCGAACCGCCGGCCCGCGGCAACGACTAG
- a CDS encoding SIS domain-containing protein, which translates to MNPDAFAADLHRKPEVLRRLAAALSAGNPWAEAVPADTERVVLIGMGSSAYAGGVAAARMRSRGLIATSELASSQLLPRWGARTTVVATSASGGSVETLDALDRLEGTTPTVALTNTTASAITERCDAVVDMGAKPEAGGVACRSYQHTLAMLLALECHLTGSSTAALAETVAAAAAASAYLLDTESDWRPQLSELLLGPSGTHLAAPAHRFSSAQQGALMLRECPRLPAVGCETGDWSHVDVYLTKTTDYRLLVFAGSPWETQLAEWTTARGSTVVGVGADVAGAREVLRYPGDTDDDVRLLTEVLVPELLAAAAWRSAAPSTA; encoded by the coding sequence GTGAATCCCGACGCCTTCGCCGCCGACCTGCACCGCAAGCCCGAGGTCCTGCGTCGCCTCGCCGCCGCGTTGAGTGCAGGCAACCCGTGGGCCGAGGCGGTCCCGGCCGACACCGAGCGCGTGGTGCTGATCGGCATGGGCTCCTCGGCCTACGCGGGTGGTGTCGCGGCGGCGCGGATGCGGTCCCGCGGGCTGATCGCGACCTCGGAACTGGCTTCGTCGCAACTGCTTCCACGATGGGGCGCACGCACCACCGTCGTGGCGACCTCGGCGAGCGGCGGGTCCGTCGAGACCCTCGACGCCCTCGACCGCCTCGAGGGGACGACCCCCACCGTCGCCCTGACCAACACCACGGCCTCCGCGATCACCGAGCGGTGCGACGCCGTCGTGGACATGGGCGCCAAGCCCGAGGCAGGCGGTGTCGCGTGCCGCAGCTACCAGCACACGCTCGCCATGCTGCTGGCGCTGGAGTGCCACCTCACGGGGTCGAGTACGGCGGCGCTGGCCGAGACGGTCGCCGCGGCAGCAGCGGCATCGGCTTACCTCCTAGACACTGAAAGTGATTGGCGGCCACAACTTTCCGAACTCCTCCTGGGTCCGTCCGGCACCCACCTGGCCGCACCCGCCCACCGTTTCAGCTCGGCCCAGCAGGGGGCGCTCATGTTGCGCGAGTGCCCACGCCTGCCTGCGGTCGGCTGCGAGACGGGTGACTGGAGCCACGTCGACGTGTACCTGACCAAGACGACCGACTACCGACTGCTCGTCTTCGCAGGTTCGCCATGGGAGACCCAGCTGGCGGAGTGGACCACGGCGCGCGGCAGCACCGTCGTCGGGGTCGGGGCCGACGTCGCGGGCGCACGGGAAGTACTGCGGTACCCCGGCGACACCGACGACGACGTCCGGTTGCTCACCGAAGTGCTGGTCCCCGAACTCCTCGCCGCCGCAGCATGGCGATCGGCGGCGCCCAGCACGGCGTAG
- a CDS encoding DUF3761 domain-containing protein — protein sequence MRVRAGLFALIFAGSLIGLVQAASAPATVIACGGGTYENSDGICIPDPSAPGGGGSDGGAIPAGVTAVCRDGDYSYSTHHSGTCSGHGGVSQWVTS from the coding sequence ATGAGGGTTCGGGCGGGTCTCTTTGCGCTCATTTTCGCTGGCTCGCTTATCGGTCTGGTTCAGGCCGCTAGTGCTCCGGCGACCGTAATCGCCTGCGGCGGCGGCACATACGAGAATTCAGACGGTATCTGCATTCCAGACCCGTCGGCTCCCGGTGGGGGAGGTAGCGATGGCGGTGCCATTCCCGCGGGAGTGACTGCAGTGTGCCGTGACGGCGACTACTCGTACAGCACGCATCATTCCGGGACGTGCTCGGGCCACGGCGGGGTCTCGCAATGGGTCACCAGCTGA
- a CDS encoding TetR/AcrR family transcriptional regulator: protein MPSEVVHAALRSAERLGRDVADVPIVAVAHALGVSRSTLLRQLGGSRAALDDAVRDLGVDPGGRPPVRLRAVDAAAALIGAGGVAAATLEAVAARADCSMPSLYATFGSRDALLEAVYDRYIPPLDVTTLLGDPTATGLRETVRRVYRGLAELCSREPRVLSAVLTETLARPAGPGAGVLIEHGALRMIAIIGAWLDDEVKGGRLRDLPGPVLIQQFISPVLVHTVMRPGLSNFPHVTLLDLDASCDLFADAFLGGAAVPETPGA from the coding sequence GTGCCGTCCGAGGTGGTGCACGCCGCGTTGCGCTCGGCGGAACGCCTCGGCCGCGACGTCGCCGACGTGCCGATCGTCGCCGTCGCCCACGCCCTCGGCGTCTCGCGCAGCACGCTGCTGCGGCAACTGGGCGGCTCACGAGCGGCGCTGGACGACGCCGTCCGCGACCTCGGCGTCGATCCCGGCGGTCGGCCGCCGGTCCGGCTGCGTGCCGTCGACGCGGCGGCTGCGCTCATCGGTGCGGGTGGCGTCGCGGCGGCGACGCTGGAAGCCGTTGCGGCGCGGGCGGATTGCTCGATGCCAAGCCTGTACGCCACCTTCGGCAGTCGCGATGCCCTCCTCGAAGCCGTCTACGACCGCTACATACCGCCCCTCGACGTCACGACGCTACTCGGCGATCCGACGGCCACCGGGCTGCGCGAGACGGTGCGTCGGGTCTATCGCGGGCTCGCCGAACTCTGCTCGCGGGAACCGCGCGTGCTCTCGGCCGTGCTGACCGAGACGCTGGCCCGGCCCGCTGGACCCGGCGCCGGGGTCCTCATCGAGCACGGGGCGCTGCGGATGATCGCCATCATCGGCGCATGGCTCGACGACGAGGTGAAGGGCGGTCGCCTGCGCGACCTTCCGGGTCCGGTGTTGATCCAGCAGTTCATCAGCCCCGTGCTGGTGCACACCGTCATGCGGCCGGGCCTATCGAACTTCCCGCACGTGACGCTGTTGGATCTCGATGCCAGCTGCGACCTCTTCGCCGACGCCTTCCTCGGCGGGGCAGCCGTGCCCGAGACGCCTGGGGCGTGA
- a CDS encoding glucosamine kinase, which translates to MSDALDLTDGTRLVIVGAGLAALPEVRDADGRWRRALAGDGVAEALLDVLARGSGQLGNFTVTSWVTRKAFGERAIGVDQTNESVVVGELAVVKWATHLQEGPHPAPRRIAVLRDAGFTGMPTPWGLVTWRSPSGVQTMVASVDEYLPGAVDGWSWAVDLITAAVQTGTVTPFLDAAAAVGTVIAELHGALSGTATVASPSDARRWRGDALDALNVVCALDDVASVRCARARRDEIAAILDDVGAADGTPVLEGHGDLHVGQVLLSGGRFAVTDFDGNPVLTAQERMSPVPAALDVAGMAQSLAHAAIVAAKYAHLDPAMLADVDASGRAAFLGAYAQRLHALGHDELYRPELLRPFRLQQVLREIIYAVRHLPRWGYVADAALPAVLDEGVAR; encoded by the coding sequence TTGTCTGACGCGCTCGATCTCACCGACGGCACGCGCCTCGTGATCGTCGGTGCCGGGCTGGCGGCGCTGCCCGAGGTGCGCGACGCGGACGGCCGCTGGCGGCGCGCCCTGGCCGGCGACGGTGTGGCCGAGGCCCTGCTCGACGTGCTGGCTCGCGGTTCGGGACAGTTGGGCAACTTTACGGTGACGTCGTGGGTGACGCGGAAGGCGTTCGGCGAGAGGGCGATCGGCGTCGACCAGACCAACGAGTCGGTCGTCGTGGGCGAACTCGCCGTGGTCAAATGGGCAACCCACCTGCAGGAGGGTCCGCACCCGGCGCCGCGCCGGATCGCCGTCCTGCGCGACGCCGGCTTCACCGGGATGCCGACACCGTGGGGTCTCGTCACGTGGCGGTCCCCGAGCGGCGTGCAGACGATGGTGGCCAGCGTCGACGAGTATCTGCCCGGAGCGGTCGACGGGTGGTCCTGGGCCGTGGACCTCATCACCGCGGCCGTGCAGACCGGCACCGTGACACCGTTTCTCGACGCCGCCGCCGCCGTCGGCACGGTGATCGCCGAGCTGCACGGCGCGCTGTCCGGCACCGCCACCGTCGCGTCGCCATCCGACGCCCGGCGATGGCGGGGTGACGCGCTCGACGCCCTGAACGTCGTCTGCGCCCTCGACGACGTCGCGAGCGTTCGGTGCGCGCGGGCGCGGCGAGACGAGATTGCGGCCATCCTCGACGACGTCGGCGCCGCCGACGGCACGCCCGTCCTCGAGGGCCACGGGGATCTGCACGTCGGGCAGGTGCTGCTCAGCGGCGGACGGTTCGCAGTGACGGACTTCGACGGCAACCCCGTGCTCACGGCGCAGGAGCGGATGTCGCCCGTTCCCGCCGCACTCGACGTCGCAGGCATGGCGCAGTCGCTTGCGCACGCGGCGATCGTTGCGGCGAAGTACGCCCACCTCGACCCCGCCATGCTCGCCGACGTCGACGCGTCGGGACGGGCGGCCTTCCTGGGCGCGTACGCGCAGCGGCTCCATGCACTCGGCCACGACGAACTGTACCGACCAGAACTGTTGCGCCCCTTCCGTCTACAGCAGGTACTACGCGAGATCATCTATGCCGTTCGGCATCTCCCGCGGTGGGGGTACGTCGCCGACGCCGCGCTGCCCGCCGTGCTCGACGAGGGAGTGGCCCGGTGA